The following DNA comes from Clostridia bacterium.
CGCCTCATCGGCCTCAAGATGCTGCGCGTGGACCGGGCCACGGCCGAGCGCCACTACGAACCGCTCAAGGACCGGCCGTTCTTTCCCGCGCTGATCGACTTCATCACCTCGAGCCCGGTGGTGGCCATGGCGTGGGAAGGGCCGCACGCGGTGGACGCCGTCCGCCAGACCATGGGTGCCACGAATCCCCTGCAGGCGGCACCGGGGACGCTGCGGGCCGACTACGCCCTCGACATCCAATACAACCTGGTGCACGGCTCCGATTCGCCGGAGTCCGCCGCCCGTGAGCTCGCCATCTGGTTCCGTCCGGACGAACTCGTGACGTGGTCCCGCGCCGACGAGGATTGGGCCTTCGGCCAGTCGAAGTAGGTGCCCGCCAAAGGACGGTGAGCGGATGGCCGAGGGACGGTTCGCGCCGGACGTCGAAGCGATCGAGCTGCTGCTGCGCCGCACCGCGTTCCTCGTGCGGCAGCACGGGCGGCGCATCCTCGATCGCTTCGACATCACCCCGCCGCAGTTCGACGCCCTCCAGATCCTCGTCCACAACGACCAGCTGACGATGGGCGACCTGTGCCAGCGGCTCTACCTGGCTTCCAGCACGGTCACCGATCTGGTGCAGCGGATGGAGAGGGCCGGGTTCGTGCGGCGGGAGCGCGACCCCGTCGACCGCCGCCTCGTCCGCCTCACCGTCCTCGACAAGGGCCGCCGCTTGATCGAGGAAGTCATCGACGAGCGCCGCGCCTACCTGGAGTCCGTCCTCGCCCACATGGAAGCGGAGGAGCGGGCTGTTCTGCAATCGTCGCTCGAAAAGCTGCTGCGCATCATGCGGGAGGTCGGCCAGGCGGGCGGCCCGAAAGACCGCGAGCCGCGGCCGGCGGACGCCGAGGGTGGGCCGCCCCGTCCGTAGCCTGTCGGCCGCCTGCAACCGTGAGGACGCCGTGCGGACGCCGGACCCGTCCGCGCGGCGCCGTATCTGAGGAGGCATGTCATGCGGCTCGGCATCATCGGAGGCACCGGGGTGTACGACCCGGACATTCTCACGGACCTGCGGGAGGAAACGGTCGCGACGCCGTACGGCGACGCGCACGTCGTGATCGGCAGGTACCGCGGCGAGGACGTCGTCTTCATGAACCGGCACGGCGCCGGCCACGCGTTTCCACCGCACCGCGTGAACTATCGGGCCAACGTCTGGGCGCTCAAGGCGCTGGGCGTGGAGCGCGTGATCGCCACCGCGGCCGTCGGGTCTCTGCGCCGCGAGCTCGGCCCCGGCTCGATGGTCCTCTGCGACCAGTTTCTCGACTTCACGAAGAGCCGCCCCATGACCTTCTACGAGGGCGGCGAGCAGGGCGTCGTGCACGTCGACGTCACGAATCCCTACTGCCCGGAACTGCGTGGGCTGCTGGAGGAGAGCGGCCGGGCCGCGGGCGTGCACGTGAAGAACGGCGGCGTGTACGTCTGCACGGAGGGTCCCCGCTTCGAGTCGGCCGCCGAGATCCGCATGTTCGCACAGCTGGGCGGCGACGTCGTCGGCATGACCGGCGTGCCGGAGGTCGTGCTGGCGCGGGAGCTGGGGCTGTGCTACAGCGTCGTGGCGATGGTCGTCAACCTGGCCGCCGGTCTCAGCCCCACGCCGCTGACGCACAGCGAGGTGGTCGAGGTCATGAACCGCAACGTCGCCAACCTGCGGCGGCTCATCATGGACACGCTGCCGAGGATCCCCCCCACGAGCGAGCGCTGCGGCTGCGCCGTCCTGCCGGAAGTGCACGGGCTCCCGGCCCGGGAGGAGGGCAAGCGATGAGCGCGATCGAGCGCAGCACCCTTCGCCACCCCGAGTGGGCCGCCGAGGGCCGGCGCAAGATCGAGTGGGCGGAGGCCCACATGCCGGTGCTGGCGCAGATCCGGGAACGCTTCCGGTCGGAGCGGCCGCTCGCCGGCGAGACGGTCGCCATCTGCCTGCACCTGGAGGCGAAGACGGCGAACCTCGCGCTCGCCGTGCAGGATGCGGGCGCGCGCGTCGTCATCACGGGCTCGAACCCCCTCTCCACGCAGGACGACGTGGCGGCGGGCCTGGCCTCTCTCGGCGTCGAGGTGCACAGCTGGCACGGCTGCACACCGCAGGAGTACCGGTCCTTCCTCGACCGGGTGCTGGACGCCGGACCGACGCTGCTGATCGATGACGGGGGCGACCTCGTCGCCCGCCTGCACACGGAGCGGCGCGACCGGCTCGGCGGCGTGCGCGGCGGCTGCGAGGAGACGACGACCGGCATCCTGCGCCTCGCCGCCATGGACCGCGAGGGCCGGCTGAGCTTCCCGATGGTCGGCGTGAACAACGCCCGCATGAAGTACCTCATGGACAACCAGCACGGCACCGGGCAGTCCGTGTGGGACGGCATCATGCGCACGACGAACCTCCTCGTCGCGGGCAAGACGGTCGTCGTCGTCGGGTACGGGTGGTGCGGCCGCGGCGTCGCCCGCCGCGCGCAGGGGCTGGGCGCGCGCGTCGTGGCCGTGGAGGTCGATCCGTTCGCCGCGAACGTCGCGCTGCTGGACGGGTGCGAGGTGATGACGGGCGAGGAGGCGGCCGCCGTCGGCGACATCTTCGTCACGACGACCGGCAACCGCGCGGTGCTGACCCGCCGCCACTTCGAGCGGATGAAGGACGGGGCCATCCTCGCCAACGCCGGCCACTTCGACGTAGAGATCGACCTGCCGGCCCTCGCCGAGCTCGCCGCGGAAGTGTACGAGGCCCGCGCCAACGTCCGCGCCTACCGGATGCCGGACGGGCGGCGGCTGTACCTCCTCGCGGAGGGGCGCCTCGTGAACCTGGCGGCGGCGGACGGGCACCCGGCGGAGATCATGGACATGACATTCGCGCTGCAGGCGCTCGCCCTGCGGTACGTGCACCGGGAGTCGGGACGGCTGGGACCGCACCTCGTCGAAGTGCCGCGGGAAATCGACGAAGAGGTGGCGCGCCTGCGGCTGGCCGCCGCCGGCGCGGGCCTCGACGAGCTGTCGGACGCGCAGCGAGAGTACCTGAACTCGTGGAGCCACGAATGAGTCCTCGATCGACGCCCATCGTGTTCGAGAACGTCGACGTCGTCACGGCCACCTCGCGCGGCGTCATCCACGGCGGCACGGTGGTCGTGGCCGGCGGCCGCATCGTGCGCGTCGCAGCGGCGGGCGAGCCGGTCGAGAAGCCCGCGGGGGCGCGCGTCGTGCGCGGGCCGGACAAGGCGCTCGTGCCGGGTCACGTCAACCTGCACAACCACGCGGCGATGACGCTCTTCCGCGGCTGGGCCGACGACATGAACCTCATGCCGTGGCTGGAGACGAAGATCTGGCCGGCCGAGGCCCGGCTCACGGCGGAGGACGTGTACTGGGGCACGCTGCTCTGCCTCGCGGAGCTCCTGCGGGCGGGGACCACCACGTTCGCCGACATGTACTTCTTCGAGGACGAGGTCGCGCGCGCCGTGGAGGAGAGCGGCATGCGCGGCGTGCTGTGCGTCGGCCTCCTGGACGCGGACGGGGGCGGCGAGCGCCGCCTGCGCGCCGGGGTGGACTTCTTCCGCCGTTGGCACGGCGGGGCGGACGGCCGCATCCGCGCCATGCTCGGGCCGCACGCGCCGTACACATGCTCCGTCGAGTATCTGAAGGAGATCATCGACGCCTCGCGGGAGCTGGACTGCGCCATCCACATCCACCTGCACGAGACGCGCGTGGAAGTGGAACGCTACAAGGCGCAGCACGGCTGCACGCCGATCCGGATGATGGCGGACATCGGCCTCTTTGAGCGGCCCGTGCTGGCGGCGCACTGCGTGCACGTGTCGGACGACGACATCGCCATCCTCGCCCGCATGCGCGGCGGTGTCGCGCACAACCCCATGTCCAACCTGAAGCTGGCGAGCGGCATCGCTCCCGTGGCCCGCATGCTGGAGGCCGGCGTGCCGATGGGCCTGGGGACCGACGGACCGACCTCGACGAACCAGATGGGGCTCTGGGAAGAGATGCGGCTGTGTTCCTGGCTCGCTAAGGTCTCGACGGGCGACGGCGCGGCGGTGCCGGCGGCGCGCTCGCTGGAGCTGGGCACGCGCGGGGGGGCCGACGTCCTCGGCTGGCCGGAGATCGGACGCATCGAAGAGGGGGCCGAGGCGGACCTCGTCCTCGTCGACCTTTCCTCCCCGCGGTTCGCGCCGCTGCACGACGTCGTGTCGGCGCTCGTGTACGGCACGCAGGACGCGGACGTGGAGATGGTCCTGGTGCGCGGGGAGGTCGTCGTCGAGGGCGGGCGGTGCACGCGGCTCGACGAGGAACGGATCCGGCACGAGGTGTCCCGGCGCGTGCCCCGGCTCGTGGAGGGGCTGTAGGAGCGTGCCGGCGCGATGACCCTCCTGTATCTCGTGCGCCACGGCGAAACCCAGTCCAACCGCGAGGGCCGGTACCAGGGCAGCCTCGACATTCCGCTGAACGAGGAAGGCCGCGAGCAGGCGCGGCGCCTGGCCCGCCGCCTCGCGGGCGTCGCCTTCGACGCCGCCTATGCCAGCGACCTGAAGCGGGCCGTGGAGACGGCCCGCATCCTTCTCGACGGGCGCGACATCGAGCTTCGCCTCGACGCCCGCTTGCGGGAGATG
Coding sequences within:
- the ndk gene encoding nucleoside-diphosphate kinase — encoded protein: MERTLVLVKPDGVQRGLVGTVIHRLEQRGLRLIGLKMLRVDRATAERHYEPLKDRPFFPALIDFITSSPVVAMAWEGPHAVDAVRQTMGATNPLQAAPGTLRADYALDIQYNLVHGSDSPESAARELAIWFRPDELVTWSRADEDWAFGQSK
- a CDS encoding MarR family transcriptional regulator is translated as MAEGRFAPDVEAIELLLRRTAFLVRQHGRRILDRFDITPPQFDALQILVHNDQLTMGDLCQRLYLASSTVTDLVQRMERAGFVRRERDPVDRRLVRLTVLDKGRRLIEEVIDERRAYLESVLAHMEAEERAVLQSSLEKLLRIMREVGQAGGPKDREPRPADAEGGPPRP
- the mtnP gene encoding S-methyl-5'-thioadenosine phosphorylase, which codes for MRLGIIGGTGVYDPDILTDLREETVATPYGDAHVVIGRYRGEDVVFMNRHGAGHAFPPHRVNYRANVWALKALGVERVIATAAVGSLRRELGPGSMVLCDQFLDFTKSRPMTFYEGGEQGVVHVDVTNPYCPELRGLLEESGRAAGVHVKNGGVYVCTEGPRFESAAEIRMFAQLGGDVVGMTGVPEVVLARELGLCYSVVAMVVNLAAGLSPTPLTHSEVVEVMNRNVANLRRLIMDTLPRIPPTSERCGCAVLPEVHGLPAREEGKR
- a CDS encoding adenosylhomocysteinase, producing MSAIERSTLRHPEWAAEGRRKIEWAEAHMPVLAQIRERFRSERPLAGETVAICLHLEAKTANLALAVQDAGARVVITGSNPLSTQDDVAAGLASLGVEVHSWHGCTPQEYRSFLDRVLDAGPTLLIDDGGDLVARLHTERRDRLGGVRGGCEETTTGILRLAAMDREGRLSFPMVGVNNARMKYLMDNQHGTGQSVWDGIMRTTNLLVAGKTVVVVGYGWCGRGVARRAQGLGARVVAVEVDPFAANVALLDGCEVMTGEEAAAVGDIFVTTTGNRAVLTRRHFERMKDGAILANAGHFDVEIDLPALAELAAEVYEARANVRAYRMPDGRRLYLLAEGRLVNLAAADGHPAEIMDMTFALQALALRYVHRESGRLGPHLVEVPREIDEEVARLRLAAAGAGLDELSDAQREYLNSWSHE
- a CDS encoding amidohydrolase; this encodes MSPRSTPIVFENVDVVTATSRGVIHGGTVVVAGGRIVRVAAAGEPVEKPAGARVVRGPDKALVPGHVNLHNHAAMTLFRGWADDMNLMPWLETKIWPAEARLTAEDVYWGTLLCLAELLRAGTTTFADMYFFEDEVARAVEESGMRGVLCVGLLDADGGGERRLRAGVDFFRRWHGGADGRIRAMLGPHAPYTCSVEYLKEIIDASRELDCAIHIHLHETRVEVERYKAQHGCTPIRMMADIGLFERPVLAAHCVHVSDDDIAILARMRGGVAHNPMSNLKLASGIAPVARMLEAGVPMGLGTDGPTSTNQMGLWEEMRLCSWLAKVSTGDGAAVPAARSLELGTRGGADVLGWPEIGRIEEGAEADLVLVDLSSPRFAPLHDVVSALVYGTQDADVEMVLVRGEVVVEGGRCTRLDEERIRHEVSRRVPRLVEGL